One window from the genome of Onychomys torridus chromosome 20, mOncTor1.1, whole genome shotgun sequence encodes:
- the Myf6 gene encoding myogenic factor 6, protein MMMDLFETGSYFFYLDGENMTLQPLEVAEGSPLYPGSDGTLSPCQDQMPQEAGSDSSGEEHVLAPPGLQPPHCPGQCLIWACKTCKRKSAPTDRRKAATLRERRRLKKINEAFEALKRRTVANPNQRLPKVEILRSAISYIERLQDLLHRLDQQEKMQELGVDPYNYRPKQEILEGADFLRTCSPQWPSVSDHSKGLVITAKEGGASVDAPATSSLQYLSSIVDSISSEEHKLPSVEEVVEK, encoded by the exons ATGATGATGGACCTTTTTGAAACTGGCTCCTATTTCTTCTACTTAGATGGAGAAAATATGACTCTGCAGCCATTAGAAGTGGCAGAGGGCTCTCCTTTGTATCCAGGGAGTGATGGGACCCTGTCTCCTTGCCAGGACCAAATGCCCCAGGAAGCCGGGAGCGACAGCAGTGGAGAGGAACATGTGCTGGCGCCCCCGGGCCTGCAACCTCCTCACTGCCCTGGTCAGTGTCTGATCTGGGCCTGCAAGACTTGCAAGAGAAAATCTGCCCCCACAGATCGGCGGAAAGCTGCTACTCTGCGCGAAAGGAGAAGGCTAAAGAAAATCAACGAGGCCTTTGAGGCCCTGAAGCGTCGCACTGTGGCCAACCCTAACCAGAGGCTGCCCAAGGTGGAGATTCTGCGGAGTGCCATCAGCTACATCGAGCGTCTGCAAGACTTGCTGCACCGGCTGGATCAGCAAGAGAAAATGCAGGAGCTGGGGGTGGACCCTTACAACTACAGACCCAAGCAAGAAATA cttgAGGGTGCGGATTTCCTGCGCACCTGCAGCCCCCAGTGGCCAAGCGTTTCGGATCATTCCAAGGGGCTCGTGATAACTGCAAAGGAAG GAGGAGCAAGCGTGGATGCCCCGGCTACCAGCAGTCTTCAGTACCTTTCCTCCATCGTGGACAGTATTTCCTCGGAAGAACACAAACTCCCCAgcgtggaggaggtggtggagaagTAA